Proteins from a single region of Desulfatiglans sp.:
- a CDS encoding RidA family protein, producing the protein MPLLLLIILVFTGCSKQSGVREIISTPDAPAAIGPYSQAVRAGNTLYLSGQLGLDPVTGKLAGQDFESQARQAIKNQQAILEASGFSLKDVVQCQVFVTDMNRYPAFNAIYKEYFTGDFPARAVLEVSRIPADGLIEIMMTAVQVQ; encoded by the coding sequence ATGCCTCTGTTACTCCTGATCATTTTAGTTTTCACAGGTTGTTCAAAACAATCCGGTGTCCGTGAGATAATATCAACCCCTGATGCACCGGCGGCAATAGGCCCCTATTCACAGGCGGTTCGTGCCGGTAATACTTTATACCTGTCAGGGCAGCTTGGGCTTGACCCTGTGACCGGAAAACTGGCAGGCCAGGATTTTGAGAGCCAGGCGCGTCAGGCAATAAAAAACCAGCAGGCAATACTTGAGGCTTCCGGCTTTTCTTTGAAGGATGTTGTGCAATGCCAGGTATTTGTTACTGATATGAACAGGTACCCTGCATTTAATGCAATATATAAGGAATATTTTACCGGCGATTTTCCAGCCAGGGCGGTACTGGAGGTTTCCCGCATCCCCGCAGATGGATTGATAGAGATAATGATGACCGCTGTTCAGGTACAATAA
- a CDS encoding DUF3307 domain-containing protein, whose amino-acid sequence MRTFYIFIFLLAAHILGDVIFGSHKLAILKRGSGFLTQMSGQMIHGLIHGFMAGVMLYLCPGEQDWLKGAVFLFCIHVFIDLIRSNTEKRLFGPGKVHVKRSEFFDWIRGKTKDPEKMNFNNLKIWLLINIVDQASHIISLYAITQLIR is encoded by the coding sequence TTGAGAACATTCTATATATTTATCTTTCTGCTGGCGGCTCATATTCTGGGTGATGTTATTTTCGGCTCCCATAAGCTCGCCATTTTAAAAAGGGGTTCAGGGTTTTTAACCCAAATGTCAGGGCAGATGATACACGGCCTGATTCACGGGTTTATGGCAGGTGTAATGTTATACCTCTGCCCCGGAGAACAGGATTGGCTCAAAGGCGCTGTTTTTCTCTTTTGTATTCATGTTTTTATTGATTTGATCAGGTCGAACACAGAGAAGAGGCTGTTTGGTCCAGGCAAGGTACATGTGAAAAGGTCTGAGTTTTTCGACTGGATCAGGGGAAAGACTAAAGACCCAGAGAAGATGAATTTCAATAATCTGAAAATATGGCTGCTGATTAATATAGTCGATCAGGCAAGCCATATTATCAGCCTGTACGCCATTACACAATTAATCAGGTAG
- a CDS encoding class I SAM-dependent methyltransferase, with amino-acid sequence MDMWKYFNITHREHILCNPMSLEKIEQLITLLTLKPGARVLDIATGKGEFIIRLVERHRQITGTGVELSPYHIADARKKHQERVPDVKLNLLEMDGAKYVPETFESFDLAACIGASWIYGGHRGTLSELMKMAAPGGWIIVGEPYFRHEPEKEYLEAIGIARNDFGTHYQNAEVGRELGLDLVYTLVSSQDDWDRYEGLQWYAAETWAMDHPADPDVESVLKRAREGKRAYLKWGRETLGWAIYLFRKMPMF; translated from the coding sequence ATGGACATGTGGAAGTACTTTAACATAACTCATCGGGAGCACATTCTCTGTAACCCGATGAGTCTTGAGAAGATTGAACAGCTTATCACACTTCTGACTCTGAAACCCGGGGCACGGGTGCTTGATATCGCCACCGGAAAGGGTGAGTTTATTATCAGACTTGTAGAGCGGCACCGGCAAATTACAGGGACAGGAGTTGAGTTATCTCCCTATCATATTGCTGATGCCCGCAAAAAACATCAAGAGCGTGTTCCGGATGTTAAACTTAATTTATTAGAGATGGATGGGGCAAAGTATGTCCCGGAGACCTTTGAGAGCTTTGATCTGGCAGCCTGCATCGGCGCAAGCTGGATTTATGGCGGGCATCGAGGGACGTTGAGCGAGCTGATGAAGATGGCAGCACCGGGAGGTTGGATTATTGTGGGAGAGCCTTACTTTCGGCATGAACCGGAAAAAGAGTACTTAGAGGCGATAGGAATTGCACGGAACGATTTCGGGACACATTATCAGAATGCAGAGGTCGGGCGGGAACTCGGTCTGGATTTGGTCTACACACTTGTAAGCAGCCAGGATGACTGGGATAGATATGAAGGGTTGCAGTGGTATGCTGCTGAAACCTGGGCAATGGATCATCCCGCTGATCCGGATGTAGAGAGCGTGCTGAAGCGAGCGCGTGAAGGTAAGAGAGCCTATCTTAAGTGGGGACGGGAAACGCTGGGGTGGGCGATATATCTGTTCCGGAAAATGCCGATGTTTTGA
- a CDS encoding toxin-antitoxin system HicB family antitoxin, translated as MSTLSLRIPNALHEKIKQLAKQEGISINQFLASAAAEKMSALLTEEYIETRAKRASLKKFRDVLKKVPDSEPEEYDRL; from the coding sequence ATGAGCACATTAAGTCTTAGAATCCCAAACGCTCTGCATGAAAAAATAAAACAGTTAGCTAAACAAGAGGGAATCTCCATTAATCAGTTTTTAGCATCTGCTGCCGCGGAAAAAATGTCTGCCTTGCTAACTGAAGAATACATAGAAACAAGGGCCAAAAGGGCAAGTTTGAAGAAATTCAGGGATGTGCTTAAAAAAGTTCCTGATTCAGAACCAGAGGAATATGATCGGCTATAG
- a CDS encoding type II toxin-antitoxin system RelE/ParE family toxin, which translates to MRFTVFLTKDAASDLAEIYDYILINDSPRKAEYVLQQIEKSFSSLSEYPDRGIYPKELLSLGIQEYREIFFKPYRIIYRVSKMKVYVLLIADGRRDMQSLLQRRLLEA; encoded by the coding sequence ATGAGGTTTACGGTCTTTCTGACTAAAGACGCCGCATCTGATCTTGCAGAGATTTATGACTATATATTAATAAACGATTCACCCAGAAAGGCTGAATATGTTTTACAGCAGATTGAGAAAAGCTTCTCATCTTTATCGGAATACCCTGATCGGGGCATATACCCGAAAGAACTTCTCTCACTTGGGATTCAGGAGTACCGTGAAATATTTTTCAAGCCATATCGTATCATTTATCGAGTCAGCAAAATGAAAGTCTATGTTCTACTGATAGCAGATGGTCGTCGTGATATGCAGTCGCTTTTACAGAGGAGGCTATTGGAGGCATAA
- a CDS encoding type II toxin-antitoxin system Phd/YefM family antitoxin codes for MKYSNQIKPISYLKANAAEIVRNLSKEQQPLVITQNGEAKVVMQDIKSFEQTQETIALLKMLSLGVKQIEDGKVFTAEDVIKNIRARQGNK; via the coding sequence ATGAAATATTCAAACCAGATTAAACCTATCAGTTATCTGAAGGCCAATGCTGCCGAAATAGTAAGAAACCTTTCAAAAGAGCAGCAGCCACTGGTTATCACACAGAATGGCGAAGCTAAAGTAGTTATGCAGGACATAAAAAGCTTTGAACAGACTCAGGAAACTATTGCCTTATTAAAGATGCTGTCATTGGGAGTAAAACAGATTGAGGACGGAAAGGTTTTTACTGCTGAAGATGTGATAAAAAATATCAGAGCCAGACAGGGGAATAAATAA
- a CDS encoding class I SAM-dependent methyltransferase, with protein sequence MDIREKTAKYFDLWSLPYDDISFYLDHIPSINSSVLELGCGTGRVLSQLVNHCDSYHGIDNSKAMIDPCIINVVA encoded by the coding sequence ATGGACATTAGAGAAAAAACAGCAAAATATTTTGATCTATGGTCTCTGCCATATGATGATATTTCTTTTTATCTTGATCATATCCCGTCAATTAATTCATCAGTGTTAGAACTTGGATGTGGCACTGGTCGTGTATTGTCTCAATTAGTAAATCATTGCGATTCATATCACGGGATAGATAATTCAAAGGCTATGATCGATCCCTGTATTATAAATGTTGTTGCTTGA
- a CDS encoding dCTP deaminase, translating into MILSGKEIASRIGNDIIIDPYDKNKLNPNSYNLSLHDELLVYDDFPLDMKKANRFTKLSIPQEGLVLEPGRLYLGRTIEYTETHNLVPMLEGRSSVGRLGLFIHVTAGFGDVGFKGFWTLEIFSIQPIRVYSGVEVCQIYYHTIEGEYEEYSSGKYQNNHGIQPSLLYRDFNK; encoded by the coding sequence ATGATCCTGTCAGGAAAAGAAATCGCTTCAAGGATCGGCAATGATATCATCATTGACCCGTATGATAAAAATAAACTCAATCCGAATAGCTACAACCTGTCATTACATGATGAACTTTTAGTGTATGATGATTTTCCACTTGATATGAAAAAGGCTAATAGGTTTACGAAATTATCTATTCCTCAAGAAGGGTTGGTATTAGAACCGGGCCGGTTATATCTTGGAAGAACAATTGAATATACCGAAACACATAATTTAGTTCCTATGCTTGAAGGTCGTTCATCAGTAGGAAGACTTGGGCTTTTTATACATGTCACAGCAGGATTTGGTGATGTTGGTTTCAAAGGATTCTGGACACTGGAAATATTCAGTATTCAACCGATAAGAGTCTATTCAGGTGTGGAAGTTTGCCAGATTTATTACCATACTATTGAAGGGGAATATGAAGAATATTCAAGTGGTAAATATCAGAACAACCATGGCATTCAACCCAGTTTATTGTACAGAGATTTTAATAAATAA
- a CDS encoding M48 family metalloprotease gives MTLFSSRGIKSQGLYSRREFIMISSLASAGLLAGCAINPVTGQKQLMLVSEDWEIQVDRQNSPHQFSSDYGILQDAALNRYIQQVGAEMAPYTHRPKMPYSFQGVNATYINAYAFPGGSIAATRGILLSLESEAALSALLGHEMGHVNARHTAQQMSKGTLLQAVAGGIGVYAGSKSETYGQLASQLGMLGAGALLARYSRDNEREADYLGMTYLVKKGYGAEGSIQLATMLNSLSKGNSNIASVLFATHPMSQERYDTSVKLANTEFSYAKGKPLYRERYMDNTVRLRKIKPAIENFQKAEELMAAKSYDKAGDLLKQGLKAAPGDYAGLVMMAKCQYTQKKYSEALKYSEQARQVYPSEAQANHMSGLSHIQLKRFDKAIEEFNMYEKKLPGNPNTLFYRGYAYEGMGNRQKSAEDYSQYLKQVTEGEQAQHAYKCLVDWGVVKEKSQ, from the coding sequence ATGACACTATTTTCAAGCCGTGGGATTAAATCACAGGGGCTTTACAGCCGACGTGAATTTATAATGATATCTTCCCTGGCCTCAGCCGGTCTCCTTGCCGGATGTGCTATTAATCCGGTTACAGGTCAAAAACAGTTGATGCTGGTGTCAGAGGACTGGGAGATACAGGTCGACAGGCAAAATTCGCCTCATCAGTTTTCTTCAGACTACGGGATATTACAGGATGCGGCGTTAAATCGTTATATTCAGCAGGTCGGGGCAGAAATGGCCCCCTATACCCATCGTCCTAAAATGCCATATTCCTTTCAGGGGGTCAACGCAACCTATATTAATGCCTATGCCTTTCCGGGAGGGAGCATTGCCGCTACACGCGGCATCCTCCTTTCCCTTGAAAGCGAGGCAGCGCTTTCCGCTCTTCTCGGTCATGAGATGGGTCATGTCAATGCCAGGCATACTGCTCAGCAGATGTCAAAAGGCACACTTCTCCAGGCTGTGGCTGGAGGAATCGGCGTATATGCCGGTTCTAAAAGCGAAACCTACGGGCAGCTTGCCAGTCAACTGGGCATGCTGGGGGCAGGCGCTCTTCTGGCACGCTATAGCCGGGACAATGAAAGAGAGGCTGATTATCTGGGGATGACATATCTGGTAAAAAAAGGTTATGGTGCGGAAGGCTCGATACAGCTTGCGACCATGCTGAACAGCCTCAGTAAAGGAAATTCAAATATTGCTTCAGTGCTTTTTGCCACCCACCCGATGAGTCAGGAGCGTTACGACACATCGGTGAAACTTGCTAATACTGAATTCAGTTATGCTAAAGGAAAACCTTTGTATCGTGAGCGATACATGGATAATACTGTGCGTCTTAGAAAGATTAAGCCCGCTATTGAGAATTTTCAGAAGGCCGAGGAACTGATGGCTGCTAAATCATATGACAAGGCGGGAGACTTATTGAAGCAGGGATTAAAGGCTGCACCCGGAGATTATGCGGGGCTGGTAATGATGGCAAAATGCCAGTATACACAAAAAAAATATAGCGAGGCGCTTAAATATTCAGAGCAGGCGAGGCAGGTATATCCCAGTGAGGCACAGGCAAACCATATGAGCGGGCTTTCTCACATCCAACTGAAGAGGTTTGATAAGGCAATCGAAGAATTTAATATGTATGAGAAGAAGCTGCCTGGAAATCCTAACACTCTTTTTTACAGGGGTTACGCTTACGAGGGAATGGGCAACAGGCAAAAATCAGCCGAAGATTACTCCCAATATCTTAAGCAGGTCACGGAAGGTGAGCAGGCACAGCATGCCTATAAATGCCTGGTAGATTGGGGAGTGGTAAAAGAGAAGTCGCAATAG
- a CDS encoding OmpA family protein — MEKNICLLITLFLISGLFCFTGCETTRTTKGAGIGTAAGAAVGAIIGHQSDHRTGGAVIGGVVGGAVGALIGRRLDNQAKELEQVQGMESVKVDQENQKIEAILKINFDVDKDIIKPAEATKLNDLAGVFSHYPENIVVLEGHTDSDGSEAYNQTLSEKRVRAAENYLRGKNLNIASLSSVGYGETRPVASNETSEGKAQNRRVEIKISVDPSRVPQNQ; from the coding sequence ATGGAAAAAAATATTTGTTTGTTAATTACTCTATTTCTTATTTCAGGCCTTTTTTGCTTTACAGGTTGTGAAACCACACGAACAACAAAAGGCGCAGGTATTGGGACCGCAGCAGGCGCAGCAGTTGGCGCGATCATAGGGCATCAATCCGACCACAGGACAGGGGGAGCAGTAATCGGCGGAGTCGTCGGAGGTGCAGTGGGTGCCCTTATAGGAAGGCGACTTGATAACCAGGCAAAGGAACTGGAGCAGGTTCAAGGCATGGAAAGTGTTAAGGTAGACCAGGAAAATCAGAAGATTGAAGCCATTTTGAAGATCAATTTTGATGTGGATAAAGATATTATTAAGCCTGCAGAAGCCACCAAACTTAATGATCTCGCTGGTGTCTTTTCTCATTATCCTGAAAATATTGTTGTGCTGGAAGGTCATACCGACTCTGATGGTTCTGAGGCATACAATCAAACTCTTTCGGAAAAGCGGGTGAGGGCTGCAGAAAACTACCTCAGGGGAAAAAATCTGAATATCGCAAGCCTTTCATCGGTCGGATATGGTGAGACCAGGCCGGTAGCCTCAAATGAAACATCGGAAGGCAAGGCACAGAACCGCCGGGTAGAGATAAAAATATCTGTTGATCCGAGTCGTGTCCCTCAGAATCAGTGA
- the mutL gene encoding DNA mismatch repair endonuclease MutL, which yields MGKIQKLSQNVANQIAAGEVIDRPASVVRELLDNSIDSGADRITIRIEDGGSGLIRVSDNGAGMDRDDLLLAIERHATSKISTASDIFTIKTLGFRGEALPSICSVSRVEITSRPSDQISALRLKAHAGVIESIEETGAPAGTTVDVRDLYFNTPARKKFLKTEKTEAGLITDTVSRIALPFKDIYIKLLDNSTGKAILNLPSSDSELNRLTALFGKDVAQTFMDARFAHDRFSIRAYLAPPELSRTRGDRMYLYVNNRNIRDKLVLSAITGGYGQRLMKGRYPQVALFIDIDPAFVDINVHPAKQEVRFEDGRLIYQAISSTIAKALGDQINPFRSSNDGYIERPATMSSTPIQADDRVQKNDAPAPVYQQVENTFKETLEVKESIPQHQQGLFNAQKSTYIPEEITEVIIPKREERSVFHEPYPVKPEIRQKNIGDNLTVIGQLKGTYLLFEERDGLLMIDQHAAHERIVYETLRAKYAAKKMESQNFLLSVDIELSNKDARILEEKLAQINNLGFEIEHFGGNSFLIRAVPAILVNTDWESFLKDLIPVLNEEDDLTNTKAMDKLLTVMACHGAIRAGQRMTEREINTLITQLQSIDLATNCPHGRPVYKKISYTELEKMFKRIV from the coding sequence ATGGGCAAAATCCAAAAACTATCACAGAATGTTGCAAACCAGATCGCTGCAGGCGAGGTTATAGACAGACCCGCATCTGTTGTAAGGGAGCTTCTTGATAACAGCATAGACTCAGGCGCAGACCGAATTACCATTCGCATAGAAGATGGCGGGAGCGGTCTTATAAGGGTAAGCGATAATGGGGCAGGCATGGACAGAGATGACCTGCTCCTTGCCATTGAAAGACACGCCACAAGCAAGATATCAACAGCAAGCGATATATTTACCATAAAAACACTAGGGTTCAGGGGCGAGGCGCTTCCGAGCATATGCTCTGTTTCAAGGGTAGAGATAACCTCAAGGCCCAGTGACCAGATATCCGCCTTAAGGCTCAAGGCTCATGCCGGGGTTATTGAATCAATTGAAGAGACAGGGGCGCCAGCGGGCACAACTGTTGATGTAAGAGACCTCTATTTTAATACCCCTGCCAGAAAAAAATTCCTTAAAACAGAAAAGACTGAGGCCGGCCTGATAACCGATACTGTTTCAAGGATCGCTTTGCCGTTTAAAGATATCTATATAAAATTGCTTGATAATTCTACAGGTAAGGCAATATTGAATCTCCCTTCATCCGATAGCGAACTTAACCGGTTGACTGCCCTGTTTGGTAAAGATGTGGCCCAGACCTTTATGGATGCCCGTTTTGCGCATGATAGGTTTTCCATAAGGGCATACCTGGCCCCGCCTGAGCTTTCAAGAACCCGTGGCGACCGGATGTACCTCTATGTAAACAACCGGAATATAAGGGATAAGCTTGTCTTGAGCGCCATAACAGGGGGTTATGGCCAGCGGCTCATGAAGGGGCGATACCCGCAGGTAGCCCTCTTTATTGATATAGACCCTGCATTTGTAGATATCAATGTGCACCCGGCAAAACAGGAGGTGCGTTTTGAAGATGGAAGGTTGATTTATCAGGCTATTTCATCAACCATTGCAAAGGCGCTTGGAGACCAGATCAACCCCTTTAGATCATCCAATGATGGTTATATTGAAAGGCCTGCAACCATGTCTAGCACTCCAATTCAGGCGGATGATAGAGTACAAAAAAATGATGCGCCTGCCCCTGTTTATCAACAGGTAGAAAATACTTTTAAAGAAACACTTGAGGTAAAGGAGTCAATACCCCAACATCAGCAGGGGCTCTTCAACGCGCAAAAGAGCACATATATACCGGAGGAAATTACCGAAGTAATTATCCCGAAAAGGGAAGAAAGGTCTGTTTTTCATGAGCCATACCCTGTTAAGCCGGAGATAAGGCAGAAAAATATTGGTGACAACCTCACGGTTATAGGTCAGCTCAAGGGTACCTATCTTTTATTTGAAGAGAGGGATGGCCTGTTAATGATAGATCAGCATGCTGCCCATGAAAGGATAGTGTATGAAACCCTGAGGGCGAAGTATGCGGCAAAAAAGATGGAGAGCCAGAATTTTCTTTTATCTGTTGATATAGAGCTGTCCAATAAAGATGCAAGGATACTTGAAGAAAAACTTGCGCAAATCAATAATCTCGGGTTTGAGATAGAGCACTTTGGCGGAAACAGTTTTCTGATAAGGGCAGTGCCTGCAATTCTTGTGAATACAGACTGGGAGAGTTTTCTTAAAGACCTTATACCTGTGCTTAATGAAGAGGATGACCTTACCAATACAAAGGCAATGGATAAATTACTTACTGTTATGGCATGTCATGGGGCAATAAGGGCAGGGCAGAGGATGACAGAAAGGGAGATAAACACCTTAATTACCCAGCTCCAGAGCATTGATCTCGCAACCAACTGCCCGCACGGAAGGCCAGTCTATAAAAAGATCAGCTACACTGAGCTTGAAAAGATGTTCAAGAGGATAGTGTAA
- a CDS encoding zinc dependent phospholipase C family protein, translated as MILINIAVSFLAVFIYQIIFADNAYAWGPAVHTVISCSILDGLKFILPDIAAILKQFPLEYIYGNLSADFFIGKGSKRKEGHSHNWETGFSMLGEAESEREASYAYGFLSHLAADVVAHNYFVPDLIYRFITLKRLGHFYSEAVADKFTGSFYLKMASDVLSSRELECDKMLKAAVLANSGGLRAKKHIFKQSVKVSDYLYGSSQFSFVCNHSPYQIPAAYIDMMMNLSFRLVKDLLSNTGSSKCLSHDPIGEDNLRRASQNGFMSRIRNTRQHESKFPVDKELLELA; from the coding sequence ATGATTTTAATAAATATTGCTGTTTCGTTTCTGGCTGTTTTTATATATCAGATAATCTTTGCAGACAATGCGTATGCATGGGGCCCTGCGGTACATACTGTTATATCCTGTTCTATACTCGACGGGTTGAAATTTATCCTGCCCGATATAGCTGCTATCCTCAAACAGTTTCCCCTTGAGTATATATATGGTAATCTTTCCGCTGATTTTTTTATAGGCAAGGGGAGCAAAAGAAAAGAGGGCCATTCCCACAACTGGGAGACAGGCTTTTCCATGCTTGGTGAGGCGGAAAGTGAAAGGGAGGCCTCATATGCATACGGTTTTCTTTCCCATCTGGCTGCTGATGTTGTTGCCCACAACTATTTTGTGCCTGACCTTATCTACAGGTTCATCACGCTGAAAAGGCTTGGCCATTTTTATTCTGAGGCGGTTGCTGACAAATTTACAGGCTCATTTTATCTTAAGATGGCTTCGGATGTGCTTTCAAGCAGAGAACTTGAGTGTGATAAGATGCTCAAGGCGGCAGTGCTGGCAAACAGCGGCGGGCTCAGGGCAAAGAAACATATATTCAAACAATCTGTAAAGGTCTCTGACTATCTTTATGGGTCTTCGCAGTTTTCATTTGTGTGCAACCACTCGCCATATCAGATACCGGCAGCCTACATAGACATGATGATGAATCTCTCATTCAGGCTGGTTAAAGACCTGCTCTCAAATACAGGTTCTTCAAAATGCCTGTCACATGATCCCATAGGTGAGGATAACCTGCGCAGGGCAAGCCAGAATGGTTTTATGTCAAGGATTCGCAACACAAGACAGCATGAAAGTAAATTTCCTGTTGACAAGGAGCTCCTTGAACTTGCATAA
- the radC gene encoding DNA repair protein RadC, whose protein sequence is MSETEIQARGEGHRERLRERFIEGGIERFTDEEVIEFLLTLGTPRKDVKLSAREALRQYGTLSGVLSAPLDELKKIKGIGEKNVLYLKLVHEVAGRYLRDRVINNAFFNSSNAVYEYLFHSMRDLKREVFKALFLNRKNELISDQDLFQGGLTGSAVYPSEIMKLALSSNAAALVFVHNHPSGDPQPSAEDRNLTRNLVFASQLLSLQVLDHIIIGHNRYYSFADEGVIKLFTEEYRTKLNL, encoded by the coding sequence ATGTCAGAAACAGAAATTCAGGCGCGGGGTGAAGGTCACAGGGAAAGACTCAGGGAACGGTTCATAGAGGGGGGCATAGAAAGGTTTACAGATGAGGAGGTTATAGAGTTTCTCCTCACTCTTGGCACCCCCCGAAAGGATGTTAAACTTTCGGCAAGGGAGGCACTCAGGCAGTATGGCACCCTTTCAGGGGTATTATCTGCCCCCCTGGATGAGCTTAAAAAAATAAAAGGGATTGGCGAGAAAAATGTCCTGTACCTTAAACTGGTACATGAGGTGGCTGGCCGTTACCTCAGGGACAGGGTCATAAACAATGCCTTTTTTAACTCATCAAACGCTGTATATGAATACCTGTTCCACTCAATGCGTGACCTGAAAAGGGAGGTGTTCAAGGCGCTTTTTCTTAACAGAAAAAATGAGCTTATCTCTGACCAGGATCTGTTTCAGGGTGGCCTTACCGGGAGCGCGGTCTATCCTTCCGAGATCATGAAACTGGCGCTCAGCAGCAATGCGGCAGCGCTGGTATTTGTCCACAACCACCCTTCAGGTGACCCTCAGCCATCAGCAGAAGACAGAAACCTTACAAGAAACCTTGTATTTGCGTCACAGCTTTTATCCTTGCAGGTGTTGGATCATATTATTATCGGCCATAACAGGTATTATAGCTTTGCGGACGAAGGGGTTATAAAACTCTTTACTGAAGAATACAGAACCAAACTTAATTTATAA
- a CDS encoding outer membrane protein assembly factor BamE produces MKTNIRSITLFIVIFISLTFTLNVSSDEASDKDIKNMQQRIIELENRIKDLEQIIRIYHGPKDQEKEIAYGWLNKKNWRNLKKGMTQEEVKKILGEPVKSVDGSRLIWYYPNFYQSYVSFDEKGNLTGWNEP; encoded by the coding sequence ATGAAAACCAATATCAGATCAATCACCCTGTTCATAGTAATTTTCATCTCTTTGACCTTTACATTAAATGTGTCATCAGATGAAGCAAGTGACAAAGATATAAAAAACATGCAACAGCGTATCATTGAGCTTGAAAACAGGATAAAAGACCTTGAGCAGATCATCAGGATCTATCACGGCCCCAAGGATCAGGAAAAAGAGATTGCCTATGGATGGTTAAACAAGAAAAACTGGCGTAACCTTAAAAAAGGGATGACCCAGGAAGAGGTAAAAAAGATACTTGGTGAACCGGTGAAATCTGTGGATGGTTCAAGGTTAATCTGGTATTACCCCAACTTTTACCAGAGCTATGTCTCATTTGATGAAAAGGGAAACCTTACAGGGTGGAATGAACCTTAG